The genomic interval ACGCCTTTTCTCCCGCATGATCGCCTCCGCAGACCGCTCCTATCGCGTACTCCGCGCAAACGACGGCCAGCGAGCGTTGGATCTGCTACGAGCGCGACGCCCCGACACGATGCTGTTGGATCTGATCCTGCCAGGGATGGATGGGTTTCAGGTCCTTCGCGAAAAACAGCGGGATCCTTCCATCCGGGACATCCCGGTCATCGCCATCTCATCGAGGGGCCCGATTGGCCAGCCCATCGTGAGCGATATGTTGCACGTGACACGCGGCGGCGGATTGTCCATGCGAGATCTGGCGGCCTGTATCGAGGCAGTCAGCGAGGCCCTGGTCCCATCCGATCGAGCTGGCGATCGAGCGCGCTTAGAAAAGCAGACCGCGTGACGGGCTTGCGCACGAAGTCGCTCGCGCCCAGGAGCAGGGCCAGATCCCGCTGGGCCAGGATAGTGCACACGATGATGGGGATATAGCTCGTGGCCGGGTGTTGCCGGAGACGCCCCAGGACCTCCCAGCCATCCAGGTGGGGCATCATCACGTCCAGGACGATGATCTGGGGCGAGATCTGGGTGGCAAGAGAGATGCCCTGTTCCGGGTCCCGCGTGCCCACCAGGCGATACCGGGTGGCCGTGGTATAGCGCTGGAATAGCTGCAGAGCATCTGCACTGTCATCGATGACCAGGACAGGGACCTGTTCAAGGGCGGGTGCGATGAGGGTGGCGTCGAACCCACGAATATCCGCTGAGAGGTTTAAGACGCAACCGCAAAGTTCGGCCAGATGGGAAGCGGTGTTGAGGTTCGTTGCGTCGTCCTTCTGGGGCGGCTTAGGGCCAGAGGGGTATTGGGGACACCGGATGCGCATCTCGATGTCCCAATGCAGAGGTCGGACTGAGAACTCCACATCGCCGCCTTCGGCTCGAGGGATCACCACACTGAACAGGTTGATCAGGATCTGACGCAGAGCCACGGAAGCGATCCCCACTTTTGGTAACTCGTCCACCATCGAAGTCTCAATGCGCACACGATACCGCTCAGCCAGCCTTTGGACCAGATCTAGCACAGTGGGGAGTACCTGTGCCAGATTGGTAAAATTCACGCCCCGCGACTCCCGGAACCAAGCGAGCTCCCGCTCAAGCGCCTCTAACGTCGTATCTCGGCTATCATGATCCAAAGGCCGATGCGATACGGCTTCCAATCCCTCTGATAGTCCGTACTGTTCCCACAGAAGATCGGCCAACGTCTCCTGGGCGGCGTTCTGCCAGCGCCGGAGATGGCGCTCCGTCACTCCCAACTGATCCGCAACCTCCTTGGCGCTTAACTGCTCTACATATCGATAAAACAGCGGTTCGTAAACACGCCAGGCCGGCGATTGAGGCGGCTCGCCAGGGGGCGGCTTCAGCGCCTCGATCGCGTCGATCAGGATTCGCTGCAGAGCCGAGGCTGTATCGAACCGCTCCGCTACGCCGAAGAGGGCGGCCAGCGGGTTCCGGCGCAAACGCTCCGGATTGTATAGGTGGTTGAGCGCATTCCGCAAATGTAGAAGGAATTCTTCTCTGGTTACCATGTCCGCTCGAATGTCCGATTTATGTCCGGACTCCCTCCAAGAGATCAAGTTATATTATAGAGGGATCAAACGATGCCCACAAGCCTCGTTCGTCTTATTATCCGCCGTACTTCAAACATAGGGATTCCCTAGGCACGCACCAAGGTCTCTTCCGACGTTCACGGCTTGCTCCCCAAATACAAGCGAGCGACTTCATCGTCTAAGCCCCCAAGAAGAAAGTAGGAAAGGAAGGAGGATACCATGTCCACTCAGCGCATTAGCAGACGGGATTTTCTCCGTTGGAGCGCCATCGGGTTAGGAGGAGCCTTCCTGGCCGCGTGCGCCGCGCCCACACCCCAAGCCCCTGCCGAGGAGGAGAAGCCTGCTCCTGAGGTGGCTGAAATTGAGCTGCCCGAAGTGGAGTGGTGGCATTCCTGGGGCGGCACCACAGGAATGGCAGCCTTAACAGCCGTGGAAGAGGCGTGGAACAGTAGGGAAGACAAGCCATTCCGCATCAAGCGCCTCCACGTCCCGGAAATGAACGACAAGCTGCTGACGGCCATCGCCGGAGGGACGCCTCCTGATGTGGGCGTCTGCTGCGTTGCGTATGCACAGCTCTACGCTCGCGGGGCCGTGATCCCGCTGGACGACTACATCGCCGCCAGCGAGGTGATCAAGAAAGAGGATTTCGTCTCCGGGCTCTTCGAGTCTATGACGTGGCAAGGGTCCACCTATGGCGTCCCCGCGTTGGAATGTGGACCTCGCTATGGCCTGAT from Chloroflexota bacterium carries:
- a CDS encoding response regulator, which translates into the protein MVTREEFLLHLRNALNHLYNPERLRRNPLAALFGVAERFDTASALQRILIDAIEALKPPPGEPPQSPAWRVYEPLFYRYVEQLSAKEVADQLGVTERHLRRWQNAAQETLADLLWEQYGLSEGLEAVSHRPLDHDSRDTTLEALERELAWFRESRGVNFTNLAQVLPTVLDLVQRLAERYRVRIETSMVDELPKVGIASVALRQILINLFSVVIPRAEGGDVEFSVRPLHWDIEMRIRCPQYPSGPKPPQKDDATNLNTASHLAELCGCVLNLSADIRGFDATLIAPALEQVPVLVIDDSADALQLFQRYTTATRYRLVGTRDPEQGISLATQISPQIIVLDVMMPHLDGWEVLGRLRQHPATSYIPIIVCTILAQRDLALLLGASDFVRKPVTRSAFLSALDRQLDRMGPGPR